One window of the Shewanella khirikhana genome contains the following:
- a CDS encoding GNAT family N-acetyltransferase — translation MDFIVDESAAFADEVKLQIAAFNAAHWDASLRRAIGFKKLGGEGELLAGIAGRTFGNWCMIDNFWVSATLRGQGVGSAMLQTAEDEARTRGCRWLLLDTLEFQAPAFYRRRGYCEVWCQQDYPVEGGKRRYLVKTL, via the coding sequence TCGTTGATGAATCTGCGGCTTTTGCTGACGAAGTGAAATTACAGATTGCTGCCTTTAACGCTGCGCATTGGGATGCCAGCTTGCGCCGTGCCATTGGCTTTAAAAAGCTTGGCGGCGAGGGCGAACTGCTGGCAGGCATTGCCGGGCGCACCTTTGGCAACTGGTGCATGATTGATAACTTTTGGGTATCGGCAACGCTGCGAGGGCAGGGCGTTGGCAGCGCCATGCTGCAAACGGCGGAGGATGAGGCCCGAACCCGCGGTTGCCGCTGGTTATTGCTGGATACCCTGGAATTTCAGGCACCGGCGTTTTATCGTCGCCGCGGTTATTGTGAGGTGTGGTGCCAGCAGGATTACCCGGTTGAAGGTGGCAAGCGCCGGTATCTGGTCAAGACCTTGTAA
- a CDS encoding alginate export family protein, which yields MKFSTAALAVSTALLSLSNVAAADPVSKALVEDAKVNVQFRARFEQVDQLSDTQDLTSLRTRLTYQTGDLSNFFGLAEVDDVRSTDEEPWIADYEYTEINQAFIGYKAPGDTVLKYGRQRILLDNQRFVGGVGFRQNEQTYDAFSVQTKGVTNLTAFYAYINNVNRIFSEASGKSDHKNETHLLNLNYKANNWADISGYAYLIDNQNVSRFSTDTYGVRLTGKGDVGSLKLGYALEYAKQSDGGNNTLSYDADYQLAEASLGFSGVTAKLGYEVLGSDNGNAGFITPLATLHAFQGWTDKFLFGGAGNWDKGIQDLYFSVGGAVAGVKLLAVYHQFESDVDNIDMGDEWGVSVTYPFAKHYSVGAKYASFSGADAGYAFSNDADKLWLTFEAKY from the coding sequence ATGAAATTCAGCACTGCCGCGCTAGCCGTTTCCACTGCCCTGCTCAGCCTGTCCAACGTTGCCGCTGCCGACCCTGTCAGCAAGGCTTTGGTTGAAGATGCCAAGGTGAATGTGCAGTTCCGCGCCCGTTTTGAGCAAGTTGACCAGCTTTCCGATACCCAGGATTTAACCTCCCTGCGCACCCGCCTGACCTATCAAACCGGTGATCTGTCCAACTTCTTTGGCCTGGCCGAAGTTGATGATGTGCGCTCTACCGATGAAGAGCCCTGGATTGCCGACTACGAATACACCGAAATCAACCAGGCCTTTATTGGTTACAAGGCCCCGGGCGACACAGTGCTCAAGTATGGCCGCCAGCGCATTTTGCTGGACAATCAGCGCTTTGTCGGTGGCGTAGGCTTCCGTCAGAACGAGCAGACCTATGATGCCTTCTCGGTGCAAACCAAGGGCGTGACCAACCTGACGGCTTTCTACGCTTACATCAACAATGTAAATCGCATCTTCAGCGAAGCCTCCGGCAAGTCAGATCACAAGAACGAAACTCACCTGCTTAACCTGAACTACAAGGCCAACAACTGGGCCGATATCTCGGGTTACGCCTACCTTATCGATAACCAGAACGTTAGCCGCTTCTCCACCGACACCTATGGTGTGCGCCTGACCGGTAAAGGCGATGTGGGCAGCCTGAAACTGGGTTACGCGCTGGAATACGCCAAGCAGAGCGACGGCGGCAACAATACCCTGTCTTACGATGCCGACTATCAGCTGGCAGAAGCCTCACTGGGCTTTAGCGGCGTCACTGCCAAGCTGGGTTATGAAGTGCTGGGCTCAGACAATGGCAACGCCGGCTTTATCACGCCACTCGCCACCCTGCACGCCTTCCAGGGCTGGACCGATAAGTTCCTGTTCGGCGGCGCCGGTAACTGGGACAAGGGTATTCAGGATCTCTACTTCAGCGTGGGCGGCGCGGTTGCCGGGGTGAAACTGCTGGCGGTATACCATCAGTTTGAATCCGATGTAGACAACATCGACATGGGCGACGAATGGGGCGTGAGCGTGACCTACCCCTTCGCCAAGCACTACAGCGTGGGCGCCAAGTACGCGAGCTTCTCGGGTGCTGACGCAGGCTACGCCTTCAGCAACGATGCAGACAAGCTGTGGCTGACCTTCGAAGCCAAGTATTGA
- a CDS encoding M28 family metallopeptidase, whose product MLFSQLPLQAAPLTFDETAFREDVKTLASDAFGGRAPLSDGEQKTLDYLTQAFKSMGLKGAFNGDYLQPVPMAKITADQSMVLKVGELSFASGEDFTARTQRVVPKVELSGSDMVFVGYGINAPEYGWNDYAGVDVRGKTVVLLVNDPGFATQDPKVFKGNAMTYYGRWTYKYEEAARQGAEAVFIVHEDAPAAYGWGVVKNSNTNTKFTLVDGNNNQSQVGVMGWLQYAAAKQILAASGQDIEALKAAAKVPGFKAVPLSVKADLTLNNHIERAESHNVAAILPGNKQADEAVVMHAHWDHLGQTEEAGKTVILNGAVDNATGVAGVLALARHFAALPQTDKPGRSIIFSAFTAEETGLIGAQYFAENPPLPTAKLVAFLNIDGMNVGEGVDYILRYGEGVSELEAMLNDAAKAQGRQVKADPRPQNGLMFRSDHFALAQQGVPGLLFMSLGDTDPDYIAHKYHKGADDYSPEWQLGGVQQDLKLIEQILSRLANGTEWPKWLEESDFKARRAKDGR is encoded by the coding sequence TTGCTGTTTAGCCAATTGCCGTTGCAGGCTGCGCCGCTGACTTTCGATGAAACCGCATTCCGCGAAGACGTGAAAACCCTTGCCAGCGACGCCTTTGGCGGCCGCGCGCCCCTCTCCGATGGTGAGCAAAAGACCCTCGATTACCTCACCCAGGCCTTTAAGTCGATGGGCCTGAAAGGGGCGTTCAATGGCGACTACCTGCAGCCGGTGCCCATGGCGAAAATCACCGCCGATCAGAGCATGGTGCTTAAGGTTGGCGAGCTCAGCTTTGCTTCCGGTGAGGATTTCACCGCCCGTACCCAGAGGGTGGTACCCAAGGTAGAGCTAAGTGGCAGCGACATGGTGTTTGTGGGTTATGGCATTAATGCCCCTGAATACGGCTGGAATGACTACGCCGGTGTGGATGTGCGCGGTAAAACCGTAGTGCTGCTGGTTAACGACCCGGGCTTTGCTACCCAGGACCCCAAGGTCTTCAAAGGTAACGCCATGACCTACTACGGCCGCTGGACCTACAAGTATGAAGAAGCGGCCCGTCAGGGCGCCGAAGCGGTGTTTATTGTTCACGAAGATGCCCCTGCCGCCTACGGTTGGGGCGTGGTGAAAAACTCCAACACCAATACCAAGTTCACCCTGGTTGATGGCAACAATAACCAAAGTCAGGTAGGGGTGATGGGCTGGCTGCAATATGCGGCAGCCAAACAAATCCTTGCCGCTTCGGGCCAGGATATTGAAGCACTGAAAGCGGCCGCCAAAGTGCCGGGCTTTAAAGCCGTGCCTTTGTCGGTGAAGGCCGATTTGACCCTGAATAACCATATCGAGCGCGCCGAGTCTCACAATGTGGCCGCTATACTGCCCGGCAACAAACAGGCCGATGAAGCTGTGGTCATGCACGCCCATTGGGATCACCTTGGCCAAACCGAGGAAGCGGGCAAAACCGTTATCCTCAATGGCGCCGTGGATAACGCCACAGGCGTAGCCGGGGTGCTGGCGCTGGCAAGGCACTTTGCCGCGCTGCCACAGACAGACAAACCCGGCCGCAGCATTATTTTCTCGGCCTTTACCGCCGAAGAAACCGGGTTGATTGGTGCCCAGTATTTTGCTGAAAATCCGCCGCTGCCCACCGCCAAGCTGGTGGCCTTTTTGAACATTGACGGCATGAATGTGGGCGAGGGCGTGGATTACATACTGCGCTATGGCGAAGGGGTGTCAGAGCTGGAAGCCATGCTCAATGATGCCGCCAAGGCCCAGGGCCGGCAGGTGAAAGCCGACCCCCGTCCACAAAACGGTTTGATGTTCCGCTCAGACCACTTTGCCCTGGCCCAGCAGGGGGTACCTGGGCTGCTGTTTATGAGCCTTGGCGATACCGACCCCGATTACATCGCCCACAAGTATCATAAAGGCGCCGACGATTACTCACCCGAGTGGCAGCTCGGCGGCGTGCAGCAGGACCTTAAGCTGATTGAGCAAATCCTTTCACGCCTCGCCAACGGCACTGAGTGGCCCAAGTGGCTGGAAGAGTCTGATTTTAAAGCCCGCCGCGCCAAAGATGGCCGCTAA
- a CDS encoding GNAT family N-acetyltransferase, translating into MNIKLDDLSHPAVARLLHEHLEDMYDNSPADSVHALDLARLKQGDIRFYTLWQGDILAACGAVKQVDFHSGEIKSMRATRALRGRGFGHAMLMHLEQESRRLGFKRLYLETGTADYFLPAQRLYLAHGFEVCAPFGHYREDPHSLFMTKAL; encoded by the coding sequence ATGAATATCAAGCTTGACGATTTAAGCCACCCGGCCGTTGCCAGATTGCTGCACGAACATCTGGAAGACATGTACGACAACTCCCCCGCGGACAGCGTCCATGCGCTGGATCTGGCCAGGCTCAAGCAAGGTGATATCCGTTTTTATACCCTGTGGCAGGGTGACATCCTCGCCGCCTGTGGCGCCGTCAAACAGGTTGATTTTCACAGCGGCGAAATCAAGTCGATGCGCGCCACCAGAGCCCTGCGCGGCCGCGGCTTTGGCCACGCCATGCTGATGCATCTGGAACAGGAGAGCCGACGCCTCGGCTTTAAGCGCCTGTATCTGGAAACCGGCACCGCCGATTACTTCCTGCCCGCCCAGCGGCTGTATCTGGCCCACGGCTTCGAGGTCTGTGCCCCCTTCGGCCATTACCGCGAAGACCCCCACAGCCTGTTTATGACCAAGGCGCTGTAA
- a CDS encoding tautomerase family protein encodes MPYVNIKVTREGVTAEQKAALISGVTELLVQVLQKSPATTMVVIDEVELDNWGIGGLPVAAFRQSQQG; translated from the coding sequence ATGCCCTACGTGAATATTAAGGTGACCCGTGAAGGGGTAACCGCCGAGCAAAAAGCGGCGCTTATCAGTGGCGTAACCGAGCTGTTGGTGCAGGTGCTGCAAAAGTCTCCGGCCACCACCATGGTGGTAATTGACGAAGTGGAACTGGACAACTGGGGCATAGGCGGCCTGCCGGTGGCAGCCTTCCGTCAAAGTCAGCAAGGCTGA
- a CDS encoding nuclear transport factor 2 family protein produces the protein MPSPFDEVQTLLSDYFELLYHCDLRLFDTVFHPDALYASADETPFLQRDMPTYREVIATRQSPASRREPRQDVIDSIEFAGDNTAFARVRCAIGSRQFVDFLTLVRVNDRWQIIAKVFQIIEKKDS, from the coding sequence ATGCCAAGCCCTTTTGACGAAGTGCAGACACTGTTATCAGACTATTTTGAGCTGTTGTATCACTGCGATTTGCGCCTGTTCGATACCGTGTTTCACCCCGATGCCCTTTACGCCAGCGCCGATGAAACGCCGTTTCTGCAGCGGGATATGCCCACTTACCGCGAGGTAATTGCCACCCGGCAGTCACCGGCAAGCCGCCGGGAGCCGCGTCAGGATGTTATCGATTCCATTGAATTTGCCGGTGACAACACGGCCTTCGCCCGGGTGCGCTGCGCCATAGGGTCCCGCCAATTTGTGGATTTTCTGACCCTGGTACGGGTAAACGACCGCTGGCAGATCATCGCCAAGGTGTTTCAAATCATTGAGAAAAAGGACAGCTAA
- a CDS encoding glutathione binding-like protein, giving the protein MKLYFKPGACSMASHIVLNELGLAYTLEQVDTARGVTQTGQRFRDINPGGYVPALALASGEVITENAAILEFLADLPAALGKTAPIQLAPPVASLERTRLREWLGFLSSELHKAFSPFFSGVELSPAARKEAEAKLRKRLSLFEKKLSRSGDYLLGDRLSVADIYAFVILNWCQFIGVSLADWPAAFALWQKIGARPNAILAMQQEGLLPEKQTEAAAANSASQNQPQNQEEPA; this is encoded by the coding sequence ATGAAGCTGTATTTCAAACCCGGCGCCTGCTCCATGGCGTCTCACATTGTGCTCAACGAACTCGGTCTCGCCTACACCCTGGAACAGGTGGATACCGCCAGGGGCGTTACCCAGACCGGGCAGCGATTTCGCGACATCAACCCCGGCGGCTATGTGCCTGCGCTGGCGCTTGCCAGCGGTGAAGTGATCACCGAAAACGCCGCCATCCTTGAGTTTCTGGCCGATTTGCCCGCTGCGCTTGGTAAGACTGCCCCCATCCAACTGGCGCCGCCTGTGGCAAGCCTTGAGCGCACCAGGCTCAGGGAATGGCTTGGCTTTCTGTCATCGGAGCTGCACAAGGCCTTCAGCCCCTTTTTCAGCGGCGTTGAGCTTAGCCCTGCGGCGCGCAAAGAGGCCGAAGCCAAGCTGCGTAAGCGTTTGTCATTGTTTGAGAAAAAACTGAGCCGCTCTGGGGATTACCTGCTTGGCGACCGTCTCAGCGTGGCCGATATCTACGCCTTTGTCATTCTGAACTGGTGCCAGTTTATTGGAGTCTCCCTCGCAGACTGGCCCGCAGCCTTTGCCCTGTGGCAAAAAATCGGCGCCAGACCCAATGCAATACTGGCCATGCAGCAGGAAGGCCTGCTGCCGGAAAAACAGACTGAGGCTGCGGCCGCAAACAGTGCCAGCCAGAACCAGCCCCAGAACCAAGAGGAACCAGCCTGA
- a CDS encoding winged helix-turn-helix transcriptional regulator produces the protein MLTECMAVISGAWAPNVIWCLRMGPRRFNELRVDIPPVSAKVLSARLTELTERGVVSRHVRDTSPPSVEYELTELGRELIPALDAIVEVGHKLKTKGYLVQQS, from the coding sequence ATGCTTACCGAGTGTATGGCGGTGATTTCCGGCGCCTGGGCGCCCAATGTGATCTGGTGTTTGCGGATGGGCCCGAGGCGCTTTAATGAGCTCAGAGTGGATATTCCGCCGGTGTCGGCCAAGGTGCTGTCGGCGCGTCTGACCGAGCTTACCGAGCGCGGCGTGGTCAGCCGTCATGTGCGGGATACCTCGCCGCCGTCGGTGGAATATGAGCTTACCGAGCTTGGTCGGGAGCTGATCCCGGCGCTGGATGCCATTGTCGAGGTGGGCCACAAACTCAAGACCAAGGGCTATCTGGTGCAGCAAAGCTGA
- a CDS encoding histidine phosphatase family protein — translation MSRRFFVLRHGETHFNVEQKLQGHCNSPLTPKGRAQARAVGTALKAYLGPEFHFYASSLGRAVQTAEIVRAALGCADTPIIKEPRLMEFSLGLWEQRTVPSIKSQHPELAGAGDWYLHAPEAESFDEVRSRLASWLAQLPPQGDIVVVSHALTGIALRGMLLDLSYEDCWRQDLPQDAFFIIAEGKVTRIDCTVDVELGVA, via the coding sequence GTGAGCAGACGATTTTTTGTATTAAGGCACGGGGAAACCCATTTTAACGTTGAGCAGAAATTGCAGGGCCACTGCAACTCGCCACTGACGCCAAAGGGGCGCGCCCAGGCCCGGGCGGTGGGCACGGCGCTGAAAGCCTATCTGGGGCCAGAGTTTCATTTTTACGCCAGTTCCCTCGGCCGCGCGGTGCAGACCGCCGAGATTGTGCGCGCCGCCCTTGGCTGCGCCGATACGCCCATCATCAAAGAGCCGCGGCTGATGGAGTTTTCTCTGGGGCTGTGGGAGCAAAGAACCGTACCCAGTATCAAGAGTCAGCACCCCGAGCTTGCCGGGGCAGGCGACTGGTATTTGCATGCTCCCGAGGCCGAAAGCTTTGATGAGGTGAGGAGTCGGCTTGCAAGCTGGCTGGCGCAGCTGCCGCCACAGGGCGACATAGTGGTGGTCAGCCACGCCCTGACCGGCATAGCGCTGCGGGGCATGCTGCTGGATTTAAGCTACGAAGACTGCTGGCGTCAGGATCTGCCCCAGGATGCGTTTTTTATCATTGCAGAGGGTAAGGTGACCCGCATCGACTGCACTGTTGATGTGGAGCTGGGTGTGGCCTGA
- a CDS encoding YfaZ family outer membrane protein, giving the protein MTFKRTFSIAAAPFLLGLGAVSASASGADVSLGLNDERASVALGAHINPHTRLEGEYLYVDSGNHLLQGAMLFTHNAGPHQFEFGPMASRVWMDNSPNGSMVSLGGKYQLALGNGLALKASGFISPSVLSFSGVDGHYQWSTAVGYELNPNLGFEAGYRQIHIQYDDHRNRDLEDGFYVGANFRF; this is encoded by the coding sequence ATGACCTTTAAACGCACTTTTTCAATCGCCGCTGCCCCGTTCCTGTTGGGCCTTGGCGCCGTGTCTGCCTCCGCCAGTGGCGCCGATGTGTCGCTGGGGCTGAACGATGAGCGCGCCTCCGTGGCTCTTGGCGCCCATATCAACCCGCACACCAGGCTGGAAGGCGAGTATCTGTACGTGGACAGCGGCAATCATCTGCTGCAGGGCGCCATGCTGTTTACCCACAACGCCGGGCCGCACCAGTTTGAATTTGGCCCCATGGCCTCCCGCGTGTGGATGGATAACAGCCCCAATGGCAGCATGGTGTCGCTGGGCGGCAAGTATCAGCTGGCCCTGGGTAATGGCCTGGCGCTGAAGGCATCCGGTTTTATCAGCCCTTCGGTGCTGAGTTTTTCCGGTGTCGATGGCCACTATCAGTGGAGCACGGCCGTGGGTTACGAGCTGAACCCGAACCTTGGCTTTGAAGCCGGCTATCGGCAAATCCATATTCAGTACGATGACCACAGAAACCGCGACCTCGAAGACGGCTTTTATGTGGGAGCCAACTTCCGCTTTTAG
- a CDS encoding glycoside hydrolase family 97 protein, whose translation MRYSLLLMALAASLPLQAKTLSLKSPNGEIELRVSDEDAPHYAVLFQGKLVIGSSRLGFDFNNAANFRGGFDISDSQRATVDSSWEQPWGEARIIEDKHNELLVSFSHPESKQAYKVRFRAFDDGVGFRYEVDADTPLNITRELTEFAVEDADKADAWWIPGRGWNRYEYLYQHSKLADAALVQTPFTFKNKDGVHIAIHEAALVDYAAMTLNQRRPGTFVAELTPWSDGVAVKTNGKFNTPWRTLQIAPKATGLINSHLILNLNEPNQLGDVSWVQPGKYVGIWWGMHINQNTWGSGSKHGATTAETKKYLRFAADNGFDGVLVEGWNIGWDGDWFHNGDLFSFTEPFADFDIQAIADYGREVGARLIGHHETSGSVSNYRKQWDGAFDLYQKMGVSQVKTGYVADGGNIKRIDENGLERFEWHDGQFMVGEYLDNVKTAAKYQISINTHEPIKDTGLRRTYPNWLAREGARGQEYNAWGTPPNPPEHIAMLSFTRMLAGPMDFTPGIFDMSFNGLGDNTNRPQSTLAKQLALYVVLYSPIQMAADLPENYLKRPDAFQFIKDVPTDWEQSIALDGEVGDFVVMARKERKARQYSGNDWYLGAVTDEQARDVTVKLDFLEPGKTFEAQIYQDGKDAEWKWRPYEIDIKKQKVRSGDTLILHLAEGGGAAVRLKAL comes from the coding sequence ATGCGCTATTCACTGCTGCTGATGGCACTGGCTGCCAGCCTGCCATTGCAGGCCAAAACCTTAAGCCTCAAATCCCCAAATGGCGAGATTGAACTCAGGGTAAGCGACGAAGACGCCCCCCACTACGCGGTGCTGTTTCAGGGTAAGCTGGTGATAGGCTCCTCCAGACTGGGATTTGACTTCAACAATGCCGCCAACTTTCGCGGCGGTTTTGATATCTCAGACAGCCAAAGAGCCACAGTGGACAGCAGCTGGGAGCAGCCCTGGGGCGAGGCGCGCATCATTGAAGATAAACACAATGAGCTGCTGGTAAGCTTTAGCCATCCAGAAAGCAAACAGGCCTACAAGGTACGCTTTCGCGCCTTCGACGATGGGGTGGGCTTTCGCTACGAGGTGGATGCCGATACCCCGCTGAATATCACCCGCGAGCTGACCGAGTTTGCGGTGGAGGATGCAGACAAGGCCGACGCCTGGTGGATCCCCGGCCGTGGCTGGAACCGCTATGAGTATCTCTATCAGCACAGCAAGCTTGCCGATGCGGCGCTGGTGCAAACGCCTTTTACCTTTAAAAACAAGGACGGGGTGCATATTGCCATCCACGAAGCGGCTCTGGTGGACTACGCCGCCATGACCCTGAATCAGCGCCGCCCCGGCACCTTTGTTGCCGAGCTCACGCCTTGGTCAGATGGGGTGGCGGTCAAAACCAACGGCAAATTCAACACCCCCTGGCGCACGCTGCAAATTGCGCCCAAGGCCACAGGGCTGATTAACTCGCACCTTATTCTCAATCTTAACGAGCCCAACCAGCTTGGGGATGTCTCCTGGGTGCAGCCCGGCAAATACGTGGGTATTTGGTGGGGCATGCACATTAACCAAAACACCTGGGGCAGTGGCAGCAAACATGGCGCCACCACAGCTGAGACCAAAAAATACCTGCGCTTTGCCGCCGACAATGGCTTTGATGGGGTGTTGGTAGAAGGCTGGAATATCGGCTGGGACGGCGACTGGTTCCACAATGGCGATCTGTTCAGCTTTACTGAGCCCTTTGCCGACTTTGATATTCAGGCGATTGCCGATTATGGCCGCGAGGTGGGCGCCAGACTTATTGGCCACCACGAAACCTCCGGCAGCGTCAGCAACTACCGCAAACAGTGGGATGGCGCCTTTGACCTGTACCAAAAGATGGGGGTCAGCCAGGTGAAAACCGGCTACGTGGCCGATGGCGGTAACATCAAGCGCATCGATGAAAACGGCCTTGAGCGCTTCGAGTGGCACGACGGCCAGTTTATGGTGGGCGAATACCTGGATAACGTGAAAACCGCCGCCAAATACCAGATAAGCATCAACACCCACGAGCCCATCAAGGACACGGGGCTAAGGCGCACCTACCCCAACTGGCTTGCCCGCGAGGGTGCCCGTGGTCAGGAATACAATGCCTGGGGCACGCCGCCCAACCCGCCAGAGCACATTGCCATGCTGTCGTTCACCCGCATGCTGGCAGGGCCGATGGACTTTACCCCCGGCATTTTCGATATGAGCTTTAACGGCCTTGGCGACAACACAAACCGTCCACAAAGCACGCTCGCCAAGCAGCTGGCGCTGTATGTGGTGCTCTACAGCCCGATTCAGATGGCGGCCGACCTGCCTGAGAACTACTTAAAACGCCCCGACGCCTTTCAATTTATCAAAGACGTACCCACCGACTGGGAGCAGAGCATTGCCCTCGATGGTGAGGTGGGCGACTTTGTGGTGATGGCCCGTAAAGAGCGCAAGGCGCGCCAGTACAGCGGCAACGACTGGTATCTTGGCGCAGTGACCGACGAGCAGGCCCGCGATGTAACAGTGAAGCTCGATTTCCTCGAGCCCGGCAAAACCTTTGAGGCGCAGATTTATCAGGACGGCAAAGACGCCGAATGGAAATGGCGCCCCTACGAGATTGACATCAAAAAGCAAAAGGTGCGCAGCGGCGATACCCTCATCCTGCATTTGGCCGAAGGTGGCGGCGCGGCGGTACGCTTAAAGGCGCTCTGA
- a CDS encoding lipid kinase YegS has translation MTIRILLNGKKAGLEPVRAAILAARKHGNVEVRVTFEGGDIDRLVAEAVADACPRLVAAGGDGTVNECVSALMRFDEAKRPELAIMPLGTANDFATACSIPIELEQALRLAQTGEARAIDCVKVTAGVEGAEHADGCSFAEGSSHADGSSPADGSSLTEGSARYFINVASGGFGAKVTAETPVALKNFLGGGAYTLAGIVQALSFAPYQGTIKLPNQHSQEHVIVGAICNGRQAGGGQQLAPKAMLNNGLLDTIALRHFPMEALPQVLSELANQDTDGEYVRRIRTPWVEWHSDEVMPINLDGEPIAARRIRFEAIPAAIKLVLPTLCPLLR, from the coding sequence ATGACCATCCGCATTCTGCTTAACGGTAAAAAGGCCGGTTTGGAGCCGGTACGCGCCGCGATTCTGGCCGCGAGGAAGCACGGCAATGTCGAAGTACGGGTCACGTTTGAGGGCGGTGATATCGACCGTCTGGTGGCTGAAGCCGTTGCCGATGCCTGCCCAAGGCTGGTAGCGGCCGGTGGCGATGGCACGGTCAACGAATGTGTCTCGGCGCTGATGCGCTTCGATGAGGCGAAGCGGCCCGAGCTTGCCATCATGCCCCTTGGTACTGCCAATGACTTTGCCACGGCTTGCAGCATTCCCATTGAGCTTGAACAGGCTCTGAGGCTTGCGCAAACCGGCGAGGCGCGTGCCATTGATTGCGTGAAGGTGACAGCGGGCGTAGAAGGCGCTGAGCACGCTGACGGCTGCTCTTTTGCTGAAGGCTCTTCTCATGCTGACGGATCTTCTCCTGCTGACGGCTCTTCGCTTACTGAAGGCTCTGCCCGCTACTTTATCAATGTCGCCAGCGGCGGCTTTGGCGCCAAGGTTACCGCCGAAACCCCGGTGGCACTGAAAAACTTTTTGGGCGGCGGCGCCTATACCCTGGCCGGCATAGTGCAGGCGCTGAGCTTTGCCCCCTATCAGGGCACTATCAAGTTACCCAATCAGCACTCCCAGGAGCATGTGATTGTGGGCGCCATCTGCAATGGCCGTCAGGCGGGAGGTGGCCAGCAGCTTGCGCCCAAGGCCATGTTAAACAACGGCTTACTCGATACCATTGCCCTGCGTCACTTCCCAATGGAGGCGCTGCCCCAGGTGCTGAGCGAGCTTGCCAATCAGGACACCGACGGCGAGTACGTGCGCCGCATCCGCACCCCCTGGGTTGAGTGGCACTCGGATGAGGTTATGCCTATCAATCTCGATGGCGAACCCATAGCTGCCCGCCGTATCCGTTTCGAGGCGATTCCTGCTGCCATCAAGTTGGTGCTGCCAACACTGTGTCCTTTGCTGCGATAG